In Candidatus Nitronauta litoralis, one DNA window encodes the following:
- the ehuB gene encoding ectoine/hydroxyectoine ABC transporter substrate-binding protein EhuB: MQWHRCILILAVTLLFGCQDSQPGDKSNSIAQTTLEQARAKGSLRIGYANEAPYAYYDPEQDRLTGEAPEIARLVLKEMGVKNIEGVLTEFGALIPGLKARRFDIIAAGMYITPERCREVAFSNPTYGVGGGFIVKNNNPKKLHSYENVAGQNKVKLGVVAGTVEINYARKLGVPDDRLLIFPDALSALSGVKTGRVDAFSATSLTIQTLLNKAKDKTIERARPFHDPVIDGKSIKGFGAFAVRKEDQNLLEALNRELANFIGSPEHIRTVHPFGFSKGDLPGNVTADQVCRPETRQFE; the protein is encoded by the coding sequence ATGCAATGGCATCGCTGTATTTTGATTTTAGCCGTTACCCTGCTTTTTGGGTGTCAGGATTCTCAACCTGGTGATAAATCAAACTCGATCGCGCAAACTACCCTGGAACAGGCCCGAGCAAAAGGGTCCCTCAGGATAGGTTACGCCAATGAAGCCCCCTACGCCTATTACGATCCGGAACAGGACCGATTAACGGGAGAAGCCCCGGAAATTGCACGCCTTGTGTTGAAGGAAATGGGAGTCAAAAATATCGAAGGGGTCCTGACAGAATTCGGAGCCCTGATTCCAGGTTTAAAGGCCCGGCGTTTCGATATCATTGCCGCTGGAATGTATATCACCCCGGAACGCTGCAGGGAGGTGGCTTTTTCAAATCCTACCTATGGAGTTGGTGGAGGGTTTATAGTTAAAAATAACAACCCTAAGAAATTACACAGTTATGAAAACGTAGCTGGACAAAATAAAGTTAAACTGGGCGTGGTGGCAGGAACGGTCGAAATAAATTATGCTAGAAAACTGGGAGTTCCTGATGACAGATTGCTGATTTTTCCTGACGCCCTCAGTGCTCTGTCGGGTGTTAAAACAGGAAGAGTCGACGCTTTCTCAGCCACCAGCCTGACAATTCAGACTTTGTTGAACAAGGCAAAAGACAAAACCATTGAACGCGCCAGACCCTTTCACGACCCGGTCATTGATGGAAAATCAATCAAAGGGTTTGGAGCATTTGCTGTGAGAAAAGAAGATCAAAATCTGCTGGAGGCACTAAACCGGGAACTGGCCAATTTTATTGGTTCGCCGGAGCATATTCGAACGGTGCATCCTTTCGGCTTCTCCAAAGGAGACCTGCCCGGAAACGTGACCGCAGATCAGGTTTGCCGTCCAGAAACCCGCCAGTTTGAATAA
- the thpD gene encoding ectoine hydroxylase — MTQQATLQDKYPSRGDVPGILDRKDPVIYGSSSSGPDAYLDNEQLSFYEKNGYLILESFFFREEVEKLQEELNCLRSAEGVEENPEYILEPSSREVRSIFNIHRTNELFSKLSRDKLILKIVTQLLNSPVYIHQSRINYKPGFDGKEFYWHSDFETWHVEDGMPRMRAISCSITLTDNNEFNGPLLLIPGSHQQFISCAGQTPENHFKQSLKKQEYGVPDSRILKRIADQNGMVSFKGNAGSVVFFECNVMHGSNGNITPWPRSNIFFVYNSMENTLVEPFCGLKPRPDYIASREFSPLEPE; from the coding sequence ATGACACAGCAGGCAACACTTCAGGATAAATACCCCTCTCGAGGGGATGTTCCAGGTATTTTAGACCGTAAGGATCCCGTGATTTACGGTTCCAGTTCTTCAGGGCCGGATGCCTACTTAGATAATGAACAGTTGAGTTTTTATGAGAAGAACGGGTATCTCATTTTAGAATCCTTTTTTTTTCGAGAAGAGGTCGAAAAACTACAGGAGGAATTGAATTGCCTGAGGAGTGCTGAAGGTGTAGAAGAAAATCCGGAATATATTCTGGAGCCTTCAAGCCGGGAAGTCAGGTCTATTTTTAATATCCACCGAACGAATGAGTTATTCAGCAAACTTTCACGCGATAAACTGATATTAAAAATTGTAACCCAATTATTAAATAGCCCGGTTTATATTCATCAATCGCGAATCAATTACAAGCCGGGTTTTGACGGGAAGGAATTTTACTGGCATTCGGATTTTGAAACCTGGCACGTGGAGGACGGAATGCCGCGTATGCGGGCTATCAGTTGTTCCATCACCTTAACCGATAATAATGAATTCAACGGTCCTCTACTGCTGATTCCCGGGTCGCACCAGCAATTTATTTCCTGCGCAGGGCAAACCCCCGAAAACCATTTTAAACAATCGTTAAAAAAACAGGAATATGGTGTGCCTGATTCCAGAATTCTAAAACGCATTGCAGACCAGAACGGTATGGTCTCTTTTAAAGGTAATGCAGGCTCTGTTGTGTTTTTTGAATGTAATGTCATGCATGGGTCCAATGGAAACATTACCCCCTGGCCCCGAAGCAATATATTTTTCGTTTACAATAGTATGGAAAACACACTCGTTGAACCCTTTTGTGGTTTGAAACCCCGCCCAGACTATATTGCCAGCAGAGAGTTTTCTCCCCTGGAACCCGAATAA
- a CDS encoding ectoine synthase → MIVRKLEEITGTDNEVSAENWSSRRILLKKDGMGFSFHDTRILPETETFMWYRHHVEAVYCIEGEGELADLTTGKTHALAPGTLYALDGNEKHVLRTKTGMRMICVFNPPLNGNEVHDEEGAYPLEEVSEESR, encoded by the coding sequence ATGATCGTTCGAAAACTTGAAGAAATTACAGGTACCGACAATGAGGTTTCAGCGGAGAACTGGTCTAGCCGCAGAATCCTTTTAAAAAAAGATGGAATGGGGTTTTCCTTCCACGATACAAGGATACTTCCGGAAACAGAGACCTTTATGTGGTACCGCCACCATGTTGAAGCTGTTTATTGCATTGAGGGGGAGGGCGAGTTGGCCGACTTGACCACTGGCAAAACCCACGCCCTTGCCCCTGGAACTTTGTACGCGCTGGATGGGAATGAAAAGCATGTCCTGCGAACCAAAACGGGTATGAGGATGATTTGTGTATTCAATCCCCCTCTGAACGGAAACGAAGTTCACGATGAAGAGGGAGCGTACCCTCTGGAAGAGGTATCGGAAGAATCCAGATAG
- the ectB gene encoding diaminobutyrate--2-oxoglutarate transaminase, translating to MEIFEEIESNVRSYCRAFPAMFQKAKGCYVFDQTGQPYLDFFSGAGALNYGHNPDPMKARLLDYIEQDGIAHSLDMATEAKGVFLDKFNEVILKPRDMKYKVQFPGPTGTNSVESSLKLARKITGRDKILFFTQAFHGMTLGSLSISGNSFKRDGAGLSLTNSICMPYDSYFGNDVDTIEYMERMLESSGSGVDLPAAAIVEAVQAEGGINSASGEWLEKLQELCKKYGMLFIVDDIQAGCGRTGTFFSFENMNLTPDIVCLSKSISGYGLPMALCLIKPEHDKWEPGEHNGTFRGNNLAFVTATEALNFWKDSAFSREILRKGELIKDRLENLMESFPEEISETRGRGMIQGMVFREDGLGSHISSICFENFLLAETSGSDSDVLKLLPPLNINEEDLNKGLDIIEASLSEVAAKAMA from the coding sequence ATGGAAATTTTTGAAGAGATTGAATCTAATGTCAGGTCCTATTGCAGGGCTTTCCCGGCAATGTTTCAAAAGGCCAAGGGTTGTTATGTTTTTGATCAAACCGGACAACCTTACCTTGATTTTTTTTCAGGAGCTGGTGCATTGAATTACGGTCACAATCCAGATCCAATGAAAGCCAGACTTCTTGATTACATTGAACAAGATGGCATCGCCCACAGTCTGGATATGGCTACGGAGGCTAAGGGAGTATTTCTCGATAAATTCAATGAAGTGATCCTTAAGCCTCGTGACATGAAATACAAGGTCCAGTTCCCTGGTCCTACAGGGACAAACTCCGTGGAGAGCTCTTTAAAGCTTGCACGGAAAATAACCGGGCGGGACAAGATTCTGTTTTTCACTCAGGCTTTCCACGGGATGACGTTGGGCTCACTTTCCATATCCGGCAATTCTTTTAAGCGGGACGGGGCAGGCCTGTCTTTGACAAACTCAATTTGTATGCCTTACGACAGTTATTTCGGGAATGATGTCGATACCATCGAATACATGGAGCGAATGTTGGAAAGTAGTGGCAGCGGAGTCGACCTTCCGGCCGCTGCCATCGTAGAAGCCGTGCAGGCGGAAGGTGGGATCAATTCCGCAAGTGGTGAATGGCTGGAGAAACTTCAGGAGCTTTGCAAAAAATACGGCATGTTGTTTATCGTGGACGACATCCAGGCCGGATGTGGCAGAACAGGAACATTTTTCAGTTTTGAAAATATGAACCTCACCCCCGATATCGTCTGTCTTTCCAAGTCCATTAGTGGATATGGCCTGCCAATGGCACTATGTCTCATTAAACCGGAGCATGATAAATGGGAGCCCGGTGAGCACAATGGAACTTTTCGGGGAAACAACCTCGCTTTTGTGACGGCTACTGAAGCGTTGAACTTTTGGAAAGACTCTGCATTTTCCCGTGAAATTCTTCGCAAGGGCGAATTAATAAAAGATCGTCTCGAAAATTTGATGGAATCTTTTCCTGAAGAAATCAGTGAAACCCGGGGCCGGGGCATGATTCAGGGGATGGTTTTCAGGGAAGACGGGCTAGGTTCTCACATTTCCTCAATCTGTTTTGAAAACTTTTTATTGGCAGAAACGTCTGGTTCGGATAGTGATGTTCTCAAGCTTTTACCCCCTCTCAATATCAATGAAGAAGATTTAAACAAGGGGTTGGATATTATTGAGGCGTCGTTGTCAGAAGTTGCGGCCAAAGCAATGGCTTAA
- the ectA gene encoding diaminobutyrate acetyltransferase translates to MFELARTAGNLDVNSCYHYILLSYKFTDTCAVAVQGGELAGFATGFRDPNHPEVLFIWQVAVSNKFRNGGIAKAMLKHILQRNFNPSIRFLEATITPSNKGSQALFQSLANELNCSVNKESLISASLFPENGHEPESLFCLGPLGDRCTKKEYI, encoded by the coding sequence ATGTTTGAGCTGGCCCGTACCGCAGGAAATCTGGATGTTAACTCCTGTTATCACTATATTCTGCTTTCTTATAAATTCACAGATACGTGTGCAGTCGCGGTCCAGGGCGGGGAATTAGCGGGCTTTGCGACAGGGTTCCGAGATCCAAACCATCCGGAGGTCCTTTTTATCTGGCAGGTAGCGGTATCAAATAAATTTCGCAATGGTGGAATTGCCAAAGCCATGTTGAAACATATTCTCCAACGAAATTTCAATCCGTCAATTCGATTCCTTGAAGCCACTATTACTCCCTCGAATAAAGGATCACAGGCCCTTTTTCAGAGTCTGGCAAATGAGCTGAATTGCTCAGTTAATAAGGAATCCTTAATTTCAGCGTCACTTTTCCCAGAAAACGGGCATGAGCCTGAATCTCTGTTTTGCCTTGGACCGTTAGGCGATCGCTGTACAAAAAAGGAATATATTTAA
- a CDS encoding LysR family transcriptional regulator codes for MYNLPNFRHLYYFWAIAREGSIKKAGKKLNLTPSGLSEQLRLLEENFDKRLFERKARKLILNDTGKLVFEYCNKIFNLAEELNLAVKQENPKRRSRIRVGVLPSLSSSHIHEFVVPLLKDKSVSVVVIEGVLDELIYQLDQNELEMVLSDREVDKKYKKITNYRLRPRKIVAVGSEKFAYLRKNFPHSLSGAPLFQLTRHSQIQNEIESYFYQNQINPQVIGEADDVTLLRLGAERGICVAVLPQNTVTEALSQKKLIRLGELKGISSDMWAMVRADSAQTPIINKTIKRFLSAQ; via the coding sequence ATGTATAATCTGCCCAACTTTCGTCATCTTTACTATTTCTGGGCTATTGCCCGAGAAGGATCTATTAAAAAAGCGGGTAAAAAACTGAATTTGACTCCATCCGGTTTAAGCGAACAATTGAGGCTGTTGGAAGAAAATTTTGATAAACGTCTGTTTGAACGAAAAGCCAGGAAGTTAATTTTGAATGACACCGGTAAGCTGGTTTTTGAATACTGCAACAAAATTTTTAATCTGGCTGAAGAATTAAACCTGGCTGTAAAACAGGAAAATCCAAAACGCAGGTCTCGCATAAGGGTGGGTGTTTTACCTTCCTTGTCTTCTTCCCATATTCATGAGTTCGTGGTCCCCTTGTTAAAGGACAAGTCTGTGTCGGTTGTTGTGATAGAAGGGGTCCTGGATGAATTGATTTATCAATTAGACCAGAATGAACTGGAAATGGTTCTGAGTGACCGTGAAGTCGATAAAAAATACAAAAAAATCACAAACTACCGTTTAAGACCGCGCAAAATTGTTGCTGTGGGTTCTGAAAAGTTTGCATATCTCAGAAAGAATTTTCCCCATTCACTTTCCGGAGCTCCACTTTTTCAACTAACCAGGCACAGTCAGATTCAAAATGAAATTGAAAGTTACTTCTACCAGAACCAGATCAATCCACAGGTTATTGGAGAGGCGGATGATGTGACCCTGCTTCGTTTGGGAGCGGAAAGAGGAATCTGCGTGGCGGTTTTACCGCAAAATACGGTGACCGAAGCTTTATCACAGAAAAAACTTATCCGGCTTGGAGAACTCAAGGGAATAAGTTCTGATATGTGGGCTATGGTCCGGGCCGATTCCGCACAAACCCCGATCATTAATAAAACAATCAAAAGGTTTCTTTCCGCCCAATAA
- a CDS encoding ABC transporter ATP-binding protein, with protein MIQIQELVKNYGNFTAVDGIDLEIPAGQFFGCLGPNGAGKTTTIKMLVGILKPTRGKIFIGGKNVVEDPVQAKAMIGYIPDRPFIYDKLSGLEYLAFIADIYGMDATDAEKKAQRFLEFFDLGRHGGELIEGYSHGMKQKLVISGALLHEPKVLIVDEPIVGLDPKGARQVKDLFTDVCRKGATIFMSTHSLGIAQAMCDRIGIIQHGKMIALGTMEDLRRQAKKNHEDLEDLFLELTGDTDLENLVKTMTTP; from the coding sequence TTGATCCAAATCCAGGAACTGGTCAAAAACTACGGCAATTTCACCGCCGTCGACGGGATTGATCTGGAAATCCCTGCCGGTCAGTTTTTCGGCTGCCTTGGCCCTAATGGCGCAGGCAAGACCACCACCATCAAAATGCTGGTGGGCATTCTCAAACCCACTCGTGGAAAAATATTTATTGGTGGCAAGAATGTCGTTGAGGATCCGGTCCAAGCCAAGGCGATGATTGGATACATACCGGATCGCCCCTTTATTTATGACAAGCTCAGTGGTTTGGAGTATCTGGCCTTTATTGCAGACATTTACGGGATGGATGCTACTGATGCTGAAAAGAAAGCCCAGCGCTTTCTGGAGTTTTTCGATCTGGGCCGACATGGCGGGGAGTTGATCGAAGGCTATTCCCACGGGATGAAACAGAAACTGGTGATATCAGGTGCTCTGTTACACGAACCAAAAGTCCTCATCGTGGATGAGCCCATAGTCGGCCTCGATCCCAAAGGCGCGCGCCAGGTGAAAGACCTGTTCACCGATGTTTGTCGCAAGGGCGCCACCATTTTCATGTCCACCCATTCCCTTGGCATTGCCCAGGCCATGTGCGACCGCATTGGAATCATCCAGCATGGAAAAATGATTGCGCTGGGGACTATGGAAGACCTGAGGCGGCAGGCCAAAAAAAACCACGAGGATCTTGAGGATTTATTTCTCGAACTCACCGGCGACACCGATCTAGAAAACCTGGTAAAAACAATGACAACTCCCTGA
- a CDS encoding acylphosphatase, producing MQSRDLNEIKAARLVVRGKVQGVWFRASTEKEANRLGVTGWVRNCPDRTVEILAEGAELEEFIAWCRQGPPLAEVDAVDIEWTTPRGFDSFEIR from the coding sequence ATGCAATCGCGAGATTTAAATGAAATAAAAGCCGCACGTCTGGTAGTTCGGGGAAAGGTTCAGGGAGTGTGGTTCCGAGCCTCAACCGAAAAGGAAGCCAACCGTCTTGGCGTTACCGGGTGGGTGCGTAATTGCCCGGACCGTACGGTCGAAATTCTTGCAGAGGGGGCAGAGCTGGAAGAGTTCATTGCCTGGTGCCGGCAGGGTCCTCCCCTGGCCGAGGTTGACGCTGTGGACATAGAGTGGACCACTCCCCGGGGTTTTGACTCCTTCGAAATCAGGTGA
- the modB gene encoding molybdate ABC transporter permease subunit has protein sequence MEATSLDWQPVFITLKLAAVTVLLLLAVGTPVAWWLAHTKKKWRILVEAVVALPLVLPPTVLGFYLLIALGTNGVIGGWFQSVTGDSLAFSFTGLVIASSLYSLPFVVQPLQGAFESVGRAPLEAAWTLRASPWDAFMSVASPLALRGYITAIVLGFAHTLGEFGVVLMVGGNIPGETRVISIAIYDHVESLEYMQAHALSAGLLAFSFLVLLMVYTLNRRLPVHLS, from the coding sequence ATGGAAGCAACTTCACTCGATTGGCAACCGGTTTTCATTACCTTGAAACTGGCAGCGGTCACGGTTCTTCTGCTGCTGGCAGTCGGAACCCCGGTTGCCTGGTGGCTGGCCCACACAAAAAAGAAATGGCGCATTCTGGTAGAGGCGGTTGTCGCTCTTCCCCTGGTACTGCCTCCGACGGTGCTTGGGTTTTATCTTCTGATCGCCCTCGGAACCAACGGAGTCATCGGAGGATGGTTCCAGTCGGTGACCGGTGATTCCCTGGCATTTTCTTTCACGGGCCTTGTCATTGCCTCTTCCCTGTACTCCTTACCATTCGTTGTTCAACCTTTGCAGGGTGCCTTCGAATCGGTTGGCCGGGCCCCTCTGGAGGCGGCCTGGACCTTACGTGCTTCTCCTTGGGATGCTTTCATGAGCGTCGCTTCTCCCCTGGCCCTGCGGGGGTACATCACCGCCATAGTTCTCGGGTTTGCACACACCCTGGGAGAATTCGGGGTCGTCCTGATGGTAGGAGGCAACATCCCGGGGGAAACCCGGGTCATCTCCATCGCCATATACGACCATGTTGAATCCCTGGAATACATGCAGGCACATGCCTTGTCCGCCGGTCTTCTGGCTTTCTCCTTTCTTGTTCTATTAATGGTCTACACGCTGAATCGCCGGTTACCGGTTCATCTCTCATGA
- the modC gene encoding molybdenum ABC transporter ATP-binding protein, which yields MSTQLKAKIKIQYPGFQLDTDLSLPLDGVTVIFGPSGCGKTTLLRCLSGLEKPDTGSVTFGDAVWQHGEEFLPPHKRPIGFVFQDARLFPHKNVRDNLLYGYKRIPQAERRIAPDQIIELLGLSKLLDRFPKNMSAGEKQRVAIGRALLTSPRILMMDEPLANLDMPRKQEILPYLSRLRSELNIPILYVSHSLDEVLQLVDTLVLLEDGRVQAAGKAQEVLAEISPGQQPPPALAGTLLDTIVTDHEEEYKLTRLTFGDQPLHVPKQNLKAGSTLRLHVLARDVSLVTGPRNIQTSVLNILEGRVTAIEAGEPEDHSVNVMIDIGQPLLATITKKSLSVLKLEPGQTVFAHIKALRMIH from the coding sequence ATGAGCACACAATTAAAAGCTAAAATTAAAATACAGTATCCCGGGTTTCAACTGGATACGGATTTATCTCTTCCTCTTGATGGGGTCACCGTAATCTTCGGCCCCTCGGGTTGCGGCAAAACCACCCTGTTGCGCTGCCTTTCCGGTTTGGAAAAACCGGATACAGGGTCCGTTACATTTGGTGATGCTGTCTGGCAACATGGCGAAGAATTTTTGCCCCCTCACAAACGACCCATCGGGTTTGTTTTTCAGGACGCTCGCCTGTTTCCTCATAAAAATGTTCGTGACAATCTGCTTTACGGTTACAAGAGAATCCCGCAGGCAGAACGCCGGATTGCACCGGATCAGATTATCGAGTTGTTGGGACTTTCCAAACTGCTCGACCGTTTTCCGAAAAATATGTCGGCGGGAGAAAAACAACGCGTGGCGATCGGGAGAGCCTTATTGACCAGCCCGCGTATCCTGATGATGGATGAACCACTGGCAAATCTTGATATGCCACGCAAACAGGAAATCCTGCCGTACCTTTCCAGACTACGCAGCGAACTCAATATTCCCATTCTCTACGTCAGCCATTCACTCGACGAGGTGCTGCAATTGGTCGACACGCTTGTTTTACTGGAGGACGGTCGCGTACAAGCTGCGGGTAAGGCTCAGGAAGTGCTTGCCGAAATATCACCGGGCCAGCAACCGCCTCCCGCTCTTGCAGGTACCCTGCTGGACACCATTGTCACTGACCACGAAGAAGAATACAAACTCACACGGCTGACTTTTGGTGATCAACCCCTTCACGTTCCAAAACAAAACCTGAAAGCTGGAAGTACCTTGCGCCTGCATGTCCTGGCCCGGGATGTGAGTCTGGTAACCGGTCCACGCAACATCCAGACGAGTGTGCTGAATATTTTGGAAGGACGAGTGACTGCTATTGAAGCAGGAGAACCGGAGGATCATTCGGTGAATGTCATGATAGACATCGGACAGCCACTTTTGGCGACCATCACAAAAAAATCGCTTTCGGTTTTAAAACTGGAGCCGGGGCAAACGGTGTTTGCACACATTAAAGCCTTGAGGATGATTCATTAA
- a CDS encoding cyclic nucleotide-binding domain-containing protein — protein MGVFVRRKISKGKYIIRQGTHGTSAFIIERGTVEVFQIDANGDKKELAVLKEKDVFGEMALISDCVRTANVRALEDCVVSVLTQEIYKKLPPDNPGIKRIRSIMTSRLSQMKNKSNPQTQNPEEPAI, from the coding sequence ATGGGGGTCTTTGTAAGACGGAAAATCTCCAAAGGAAAATACATTATTCGACAGGGAACACATGGAACCAGTGCTTTTATTATTGAACGCGGTACGGTTGAAGTGTTTCAGATCGATGCCAATGGTGATAAAAAGGAATTGGCTGTCCTGAAAGAGAAAGATGTCTTTGGGGAAATGGCTCTGATCTCAGATTGTGTACGCACCGCCAATGTCCGGGCTTTGGAAGACTGTGTTGTCTCTGTTCTGACTCAGGAAATTTATAAAAAACTTCCGCCGGATAACCCTGGAATCAAACGTATTCGGTCAATCATGACCTCCCGTCTAAGCCAGATGAAAAACAAGAGTAATCCTCAAACACAAAATCCGGAAGAGCCTGCAATTTAA